TCGAGAGGACCTCTCCAGGTTCCCGAAACGGAAGACCCGATCTTTGCGAATGCACTTGACCGCCTGCGCGTAAGCCGCGTGAACCCTGAACTTTTGAAAGCACTGGAGGCAAACATGTTCGATCGTCATGAATACGAAGTTCTCGAAGCCGAAGCCTTCTTGAAGGGCCAAGCGAAAGGCCTTGCTAGTGGCATGGAAAAAGGTTTGGCGCAGGGCATGGAAAAAGGCGCCCAGCAGGAGCGCGAAAAGAATAATGCTGACAATGCTGTTCGCGACACCAAACGGGCCGACTACTTGCGTTCGCAGAACGTGCCGGAGAACGTGATTACGGCGATGCTCGCCTTGAAATAGCATTTTATGTTAGGTTAAAAAATCTAAAGTCGATCCTTGGGGTCGGCTTTTTCAATCTAAACATAGATGATGATATTTTTTTAAATTTGGCATAAAAGATTGAGGTTATTGGAGGTCTTCCATGAAAAAGATTTTTGCGTTATTGTCTCTTTTAGCCCTGCTCGCAGCATGTGGTGATGAATCTAGTAGCTCCGCTCCCGATCCAATCGGTGAAATCTCGTCGAGTAGCAATGAGGAGCTCGGTTCCAGTTCTTCTGTAGCGGAAAAGAATTCTTCTAGCTCCGTAAGTGGAAAGAATAGTAGCTCGTCGGTGGTTGAGCCGAGTAGTAGTGAATTGTTTTTCCATCGCTGTGATGATGGCGACTCAACATCTTCCCAAGGCGGTGGTTACATATACTATTTCATATGCAAAGATAATGAGTGGGAAGATTATAGAAAGGTTCGTAAAGATTCCCTTGATTCTCTCGCAGCAATCGAAAAAAATAAGGAACACCCCAATATGGATAGCCTTTTTTCGGGCTACGATGGAGAGTATTTAGAGTTCGAAGATCCACGAGATGGTCGCAAATACAAGTATTTTGAATTTGATGGATCCTCTGATTTTGGAAGCTATGCGACTTTTTATGTGATGGCTGAAAACTTGAATTATGGCAAGATGGTTCACAGCAGTACGACTAAATTTGACGACGAAGTGACAGAAAAAATGTGCTACGTAGACGACGAATGGTTCTGCGACAACCACTTTGGCGGTCTGTACACTTGGGCCGAGGCAATGAATTTACCCAAGGTTTGCGATTCTGTTGCCGTGGACAGTAATGACGCGTGCAAGGCCATAACAGAAAAACGTGGAAGTTATCCTGGTGAAGAGTATTTGAATATCATTTGGCAGGGAATTTGTCCCGATGGTTGGCATATTATGAACCAGAGGGAATGGAGATACGTCCATGGTGATATCCGTTCGAATATTCTGTGGAAAGATAACGCTGGGTATAATACAGCCGGCTTGGCGATTATTCCTGTTGGAACATATCATCCAAACGGTAACAGTGTGTTTAGTGGGGCTCGAGAACATGCTTCAATATGGATTTCGGCTGAAAAGAATGAAACAAATGCTTATAGCATATCTTTTTTTTCTTCATCGGGTGATCATTTTTTAAGACCTAGCAGTTCCACAAAAGGATCTTTCATCTCCGTCCGTTGTGTAATGGATTCCGACAATCCCTTAGCACAAAACTAGTCCATCCCTTTTGTTCGGGCGAGGAATGCTGATGCTGAACCCAGTTCAGCATGACAGGCGGGCCGGGGCGTTGCGGGGCGGCGAGCGCCCGCAGAGGGGGTAACGGCAGACACGGCGATAGCCTGGCCGCAAAGCGAACATTCCGGAACGGCCATGTGAGCGTGCGGAGCAGGCTGAGCCGTGGCTAGAGTTAGGGGGACCCCTCCCCCTTCAACATAAGCATATTTTTTTCAGTTTTATGTTCCATTGCCCATAAAAAATATACATTATGGGTGTAAACCCTTATTTTTAGGACACTTATGGCATTTTTCCGTGCAATTTTCTATTACCTGTTCATCGCAGTCGGACTATTCGTTGTTGGCATTCCCTTCATGTTCTACAAAGGCGTTCTTTGCAGGCGCTGGGCCGACAGCACCCGCGTTTGCATCCCGTTTTTCAATGTGCTTTTCAAGCTTTCGGGAATCAAGGTCGAAATCGTAGGCAAGGAAAACATCCCGGACCACAAGAAATTCGTGCTTATCGCGAACCACCAGAGTTTTTTGGACATCAACGTGATTTGGCCATCGATTACCATGACCTCGTTCATTGCGAAGGCGGAACTCTGGAAGATTCCCGTGTTCGGCTGGGTCTTGACTAAAATCGGCTGCATTCCGGTGCACAGGAACCCGCGCAAAAATCTGGGCATGGGCGCCACCGTGAAAAAGCGCCTCGAAGACAACGTGACGATTTCCGTGTTCCCCGAAGGCCACCGCAGCAACGACGGGCACATGCTCCCGTTCCAGAACGGCATTTTCCGCATGGCCAAGGAAAACGAATTCCCGCTCCTGCCGGTGACGATTGTCGATAGCGGCAAGCGGCTTTCCAAGACCAAGTGGGCGCAGACTCCGGGTGTGGTCAAGATTGTGGTGCACCCGCTGCAGACGCCCGAAAGTTTTAGAGACAAATCCGTCGCCCAGTTGCGCGACGAGATGCACAACATGATTTCATCCGCTTTGCCTTACAGACAAAACGCCCAACAGGAGGCTTAGTATGGCCCAGCATTTACCTAGTGAAGAACAGATTATTGCCATTTTACGCGACGAACCGATGGTCGGTAGCCGCTTACGTAGCGCGCTTGGCCTTCCGAAAAAGCAGAAGATGGCCTTTAAGCAGATGCTCGCCGACATGGTGGACCGCGGGCTGTTGAAGCGTACCAGCCACAAGGAATACCAGCTGGGCGATGGCGAAAGTGTCGAAGAAAAGCGCGAAAAACGCGTGAAGAAGATTGCGGAACAGTACCCCGAAGACAACCGCCGTCCGGGTGCCCGCAGCCGCCGCCAGACGGGCAAGGAAAACGAGACCCGCGTGAAACGCGGCATTCTGCACCAGACGGGCGAAGAAGACTGGGAAGTGCACGAACTCGATACCGGCAAGGTGTACGAGATGTGCCACCGCAGACAGGCCCCGGGCAAGGAAGGCGAAACCATCAGCTTTACGCTGTACCCGCATCCGAAACTCAAGCAC
This genomic interval from uncultured Fibrobacter sp. contains the following:
- a CDS encoding FISUMP domain-containing protein, yielding MKKIFALLSLLALLAACGDESSSSAPDPIGEISSSSNEELGSSSSVAEKNSSSSVSGKNSSSSVVEPSSSELFFHRCDDGDSTSSQGGGYIYYFICKDNEWEDYRKVRKDSLDSLAAIEKNKEHPNMDSLFSGYDGEYLEFEDPRDGRKYKYFEFDGSSDFGSYATFYVMAENLNYGKMVHSSTTKFDDEVTEKMCYVDDEWFCDNHFGGLYTWAEAMNLPKVCDSVAVDSNDACKAITEKRGSYPGEEYLNIIWQGICPDGWHIMNQREWRYVHGDIRSNILWKDNAGYNTAGLAIIPVGTYHPNGNSVFSGAREHASIWISAEKNETNAYSISFFSSSGDHFLRPSSSTKGSFISVRCVMDSDNPLAQN
- a CDS encoding 1-acyl-sn-glycerol-3-phosphate acyltransferase, whose translation is MAFFRAIFYYLFIAVGLFVVGIPFMFYKGVLCRRWADSTRVCIPFFNVLFKLSGIKVEIVGKENIPDHKKFVLIANHQSFLDINVIWPSITMTSFIAKAELWKIPVFGWVLTKIGCIPVHRNPRKNLGMGATVKKRLEDNVTISVFPEGHRSNDGHMLPFQNGIFRMAKENEFPLLPVTIVDSGKRLSKTKWAQTPGVVKIVVHPLQTPESFRDKSVAQLRDEMHNMISSALPYRQNAQQEA